A part of Thermotoga petrophila RKU-1 genomic DNA contains:
- a CDS encoding restriction endonuclease, which produces MIYIILSLLSFSLLVLFLRWGKKRRKQNLRNLLEAGLKNPYRFEEFAREYLKEHGFRSVRTTRKSKDFGADIVAKRRGSTVVFQVKRRNSTVEKEVVKELVAAAYIYGATEVGIFTNSELSTGLKKELEELKRSGGFIKRVHVIKNINPEEF; this is translated from the coding sequence ATGATTTACATCATTTTGAGTCTGTTGTCTTTTAGCCTTCTTGTTCTCTTTCTGCGATGGGGGAAGAAGAGGAGAAAACAAAACCTTAGAAACCTTCTCGAGGCGGGTCTCAAGAATCCATATCGGTTCGAAGAATTCGCCAGAGAGTATCTGAAAGAACACGGTTTTAGATCGGTGAGAACAACGCGAAAGAGTAAGGATTTCGGGGCGGATATCGTTGCGAAAAGACGAGGAAGTACAGTGGTTTTCCAGGTGAAGAGAAGAAACTCCACGGTGGAGAAAGAGGTCGTGAAGGAACTCGTTGCGGCGGCCTATATTTATGGTGCCACGGAAGTTGGAATTTTCACGAACAGCGAGCTTTCCACCGGCTTGAAAAAAGAGCTCGAGGAACTGAAAAGATCGGGTGGTTTCATAAAGAGGGTCCATGTCATAAAGAACATCAATCCTGAGGAATTCTGA